Proteins co-encoded in one Polaromonas vacuolata genomic window:
- a CDS encoding B12-binding domain-containing radical SAM protein, with protein MPSPASSTSIVLATLNAKYIHASLGLRYLLANMDTHGGAGLRKVTQLREFVIQQSPNLIVEQLLALEPRVIGLGIYIWNVVETTQVVRLLKTLRPDIRIVLGGPEVSFETDSQEICRLADHIVTGWGDVSFPKLCRALLDGPQPLMKIIAGEQPPLAELNLPYTEYTDEDLAKRLLYVEASRGCPFKCEFCLSSLDKTAWAFELDRFMVEMDSLYQRGARNFKFVDRTFNLKIDFSVRILQFFLDRMKDQSGQVLAAPDVFVHFEVVPDSLPDRLKVLIAQFPAGSLQFEVGIQSFNPEVQQRISRKQDNLKTADNLRWLVSQSQAHVHADLIFGLPGETVESFANGFDQLYALAPHEIQFGILKRLRGTPITRHTAGYAMLYDPQTPYTIMQNSSVDFVAMQRVKRFARYWEMLANSGRFARALKLLLEPGSAFFNFLGFSDWLWLTTGKTHEFALEKLVDLLHAHLTGPRDLALDTVNAALMEDYRNSGARGRPQCLAELLSGQRQAATGVAAKSGSERQSRHVQQNQHSQHRDEIQKAAAAA; from the coding sequence ATGCCCTCTCCTGCAAGTTCAACTTCCATCGTCTTGGCGACGTTAAATGCCAAATACATTCACGCCTCACTAGGCCTGCGCTACCTGCTAGCCAATATGGATACGCATGGCGGGGCTGGCTTGAGAAAGGTCACCCAATTACGCGAATTTGTAATCCAGCAGTCACCCAACCTTATCGTCGAGCAGTTGTTAGCGCTGGAGCCGCGCGTGATTGGCTTGGGTATTTACATATGGAACGTAGTTGAGACGACACAAGTTGTGCGCCTGCTTAAAACCTTGCGGCCGGATATTCGGATTGTGTTGGGCGGGCCAGAGGTCAGCTTTGAGACCGATAGCCAGGAAATCTGCCGGCTTGCCGACCATATTGTCACTGGTTGGGGCGATGTGAGTTTTCCTAAGCTTTGCCGCGCTTTGTTAGATGGCCCGCAGCCGCTGATGAAAATCATTGCTGGCGAGCAGCCGCCGCTTGCTGAACTCAACTTGCCATACACCGAATACACCGACGAAGACTTGGCCAAGCGCCTGCTGTATGTTGAAGCGTCGCGCGGCTGTCCGTTTAAGTGCGAGTTTTGTTTGAGCTCATTGGACAAGACCGCTTGGGCGTTTGAGCTGGATAGATTCATGGTTGAGATGGACAGTCTCTATCAGCGCGGTGCGCGTAACTTTAAGTTTGTCGACAGAACTTTTAATTTGAAAATTGATTTTTCAGTGCGCATCTTGCAGTTCTTTTTGGACCGCATGAAAGACCAATCCGGTCAGGTTCTTGCCGCGCCTGATGTGTTTGTGCATTTCGAGGTTGTGCCGGACAGCTTGCCAGACCGCCTGAAAGTTTTAATCGCGCAGTTCCCGGCTGGCTCCTTGCAGTTTGAAGTCGGCATTCAAAGCTTTAACCCCGAGGTGCAGCAACGCATTTCGCGCAAGCAAGACAATCTCAAGACCGCTGACAACCTGCGCTGGTTAGTCAGCCAAAGCCAAGCCCATGTGCATGCAGATCTGATTTTCGGCCTACCCGGTGAAACCGTAGAAAGTTTTGCTAACGGCTTTGATCAGCTCTACGCTTTAGCGCCGCACGAGATTCAGTTCGGCATTCTTAAGCGCCTGCGCGGCACGCCGATTACCCGGCATACGGCCGGTTACGCCATGCTCTATGACCCGCAAACGCCGTACACAATCATGCAAAATTCAAGTGTTGATTTCGTTGCCATGCAGCGCGTTAAACGCTTTGCGCGTTACTGGGAAATGCTGGCTAACTCGGGCCGCTTTGCGCGCGCACTCAAGCTGTTACTGGAGCCCGGATCGGCCTTTTTTAATTTCCTTGGGTTTAGCGATTGGCTTTGGCTCACCACCGGTAAGACCCATGAGTTCGCGCTCGAAAAACTGGTCGACTTGCTGCACGCCCATTTGACCGGACCGCGTGACTTGGCGCTTGACACGGTTAACGCGGCCTTAATGGAGGACTACCGCAACAGCGGCGCACGCGGTAGGCCGCAATGCTTGGCGGAATTGCTCTCGGGTCAGCGTCAAGCCGCTACCGGTGTGGCTGCTAAGTCTGGGTCTGAGCGTCAAAGCCGGCATGTGCAGCAAAATCAGCACAGCCAGCACAGGGATGAGATTCAAAAAGCCGCTGCTGCCGCTTAA
- a CDS encoding creatininase family protein, with amino-acid sequence MTSTPTNPSTRTRFWADLKTTDFASLDLSRSIAVLPVAAIEQHGPHLPLNVDTALVDGVIAATLPHLPTHSPVLFLPTQAVGFSPEHVRFSGTLTLKAQTVIALWTELAESVAQSGVKKLVLLNAHGGQVGLLDVVARDLRVRLGMLVYSVSWFNLPLLDENGASVSAQFSAQEHRFGIHAGDMETSMMLALRPDLVDMRKAENFHSTSQDRALNFPVLGDGRSAKLAWQMQDYNPQGAAGDAAAATAAKGQALLGAAGRSLALALGEMDSLPADTLKNQTAFSTPG; translated from the coding sequence ATGACTTCTACACCCACTAATCCATCCACCAGAACTCGATTTTGGGCCGACCTTAAAACCACGGACTTTGCCAGCTTAGACTTGTCGCGCAGCATTGCGGTATTGCCGGTTGCCGCTATTGAGCAGCATGGGCCGCACTTGCCGCTCAATGTGGATACGGCTTTAGTTGACGGCGTGATTGCGGCGACTTTGCCGCATCTGCCGACTCACTCTCCCGTGCTTTTTCTGCCCACCCAAGCGGTCGGTTTTAGCCCCGAACATGTGCGCTTTTCAGGCACCTTGACGCTAAAAGCCCAAACCGTGATTGCACTGTGGACAGAGCTGGCAGAGTCAGTCGCTCAAAGCGGCGTGAAAAAACTCGTGCTGCTTAACGCCCATGGCGGACAGGTTGGCTTGCTCGACGTAGTAGCGCGAGATTTGCGCGTCCGGCTCGGCATGTTGGTCTACAGCGTGAGCTGGTTTAACCTGCCGCTGCTTGATGAGAACGGTGCCTCTGTGTCGGCGCAGTTCAGTGCCCAAGAGCATCGCTTTGGTATTCATGCCGGCGATATGGAGACTTCTATGATGCTGGCCTTAAGGCCTGACTTGGTGGATATGCGCAAGGCGGAAAATTTTCATTCGACATCGCAGGACAGAGCGCTGAATTTCCCCGTGTTGGGCGACGGTCGCAGTGCGAAGTTGGCGTGGCAAATGCAAGACTACAACCCGCAAGGCGCGGCTGGTGATGCGGCTGCCGCTACAGCCGCCAAGGGGCAGGCGCTGTTAGGTGCTGCGGGCCGTTCTTTAGCACTGGCGCTTGGTGAGATGGACAGTTTGCCGGCGGATACGCTGAAAAATCAGACCGCTTTTTCAACACCGGGCTAA
- a CDS encoding Lrp/AsnC family transcriptional regulator yields MDTLDRKILQVLQLDARTSLHDIGQAVGLSPSPCWGRIKKMEEAGVIEGYTVRLNAQALGLGETVMVQVTLDSHSDNTLEKFGETLAAIPEVIEAYLVSGEYDYLLRIAVRDTKDYERLLRELLYKIKGIRHSMSSFVLRTLKKTDLPLLP; encoded by the coding sequence ATGGACACTTTAGACAGAAAAATCCTCCAAGTTTTGCAACTCGATGCCCGCACCAGCTTGCACGATATCGGCCAAGCCGTCGGCCTGAGTCCCTCGCCCTGCTGGGGCCGAATTAAGAAAATGGAGGAAGCCGGTGTGATTGAAGGCTATACCGTCAGGCTTAACGCGCAGGCGCTGGGCTTGGGTGAGACCGTGATGGTGCAGGTCACGCTGGACAGTCACTCGGACAACACGTTGGAGAAATTTGGCGAGACTCTAGCCGCCATCCCTGAAGTGATAGAGGCTTATTTGGTCTCTGGTGAATATGACTACCTGCTGCGCATCGCGGTACGTGACACCAAGGATTACGAGCGACTGCTGCGTGAGCTGCTCTACAAAATCAAGGGCATACGCCACAGCATGTCAAGTTTCGTTTTACGCACCTTGAAAAAGACTGATTTGCCTTTGTTACCTTAA
- a CDS encoding histidine phosphatase family protein → MGNLYLVRHGQASFGADDYDVLSGLGERQAKRLGEYFKYKGIVFDAALTGTLKRQVSTFAGICAGMQANPPSSSWPALNEYDSEAVIHAIHPYKLEKPTTPEMYRSHFRLLKNGLAQWMAGVVSPVGMPSYIDFVAGINTALDHVRENCHGNVLLVSSGGPISTAVGQVMGASPDATIELNLRIRNSSITEFAFNPKRHMLVSYNNLPHLDAPEHADWISYA, encoded by the coding sequence ATGGGAAATTTATACCTTGTGCGCCATGGCCAGGCCTCGTTTGGTGCCGACGATTACGATGTACTTAGCGGGCTCGGCGAGCGCCAAGCCAAACGGCTAGGAGAGTACTTTAAATACAAAGGCATCGTCTTTGACGCCGCACTAACCGGCACACTCAAACGCCAAGTCAGCACCTTTGCTGGTATCTGCGCGGGCATGCAGGCCAACCCGCCGTCCAGTAGCTGGCCGGCGCTGAACGAGTACGACAGCGAGGCAGTGATCCATGCCATTCACCCTTACAAGCTTGAAAAACCAACTACACCCGAAATGTACCGCAGCCACTTTCGGCTGCTCAAAAACGGTTTAGCGCAGTGGATGGCCGGCGTGGTCAGCCCCGTCGGCATGCCTAGTTATATCGATTTTGTGGCCGGTATCAACACGGCCTTAGACCATGTACGCGAGAACTGCCACGGCAATGTGCTGCTAGTTTCTAGCGGCGGGCCGATCTCAACGGCTGTTGGCCAAGTAATGGGCGCCAGCCCGGATGCGACCATAGAACTCAACCTACGCATACGCAACTCATCCATCACGGAGTTCGCCTTCAACCCCAAGCGCCACATGTTGGTAAGCTACAACAACTTACCGCACTTAGATGCGCCTGAGCATGCCGATTGGATTAGCTACGCTTGA
- a CDS encoding PhzF family phenazine biosynthesis protein, translated as MQQRAFKQVDVFTATAYLGNPLAVVLDGRDLDDAAMQSFARWTNLSETTFVLPPLDAAADYRLRIFTPGGELPFAGHPTLGSCHSWLEAGGQPQHSDFIIQQCSVGLIKIRRGLAEQALAFAAPALKQSSPSQLQLTQAAAALGLEMAQILSAQILDNGPVWFSLLLDSPETVLQISPNHAELQRLNLKIGVTAIYKKEVAPALIARINREARAFGQRTASAQAEPDLEVRAFAACIGIDEDPVTGSLNASLAQWLMAEGRMPDSYTAAQGCCMGRAGQVSLQRDSNGQVWVGGQSVTCISGSVWL; from the coding sequence ATGCAACAACGCGCCTTCAAACAAGTCGATGTTTTCACCGCTACGGCTTATTTAGGTAACCCGCTGGCGGTGGTACTTGACGGCAGAGATTTGGACGACGCCGCTATGCAAAGCTTTGCGCGCTGGACTAACTTATCCGAGACCACGTTTGTATTGCCGCCGCTTGACGCTGCCGCTGACTATCGATTGCGTATCTTCACGCCCGGCGGTGAATTGCCGTTTGCCGGTCACCCAACGTTAGGCAGCTGTCACAGTTGGTTAGAGGCCGGCGGCCAGCCCCAACACTCAGACTTCATCATCCAACAATGCAGCGTAGGGCTGATCAAGATACGCCGCGGTTTAGCCGAGCAAGCTCTCGCCTTTGCCGCGCCCGCACTCAAACAATCATCGCCTAGCCAATTGCAATTGACGCAAGCGGCGGCGGCGTTGGGACTTGAGATGGCACAAATCCTCAGTGCGCAAATATTAGACAACGGCCCAGTCTGGTTTAGCCTGCTGCTGGACAGCCCGGAAACTGTGCTGCAAATTTCCCCCAACCATGCCGAGTTACAAAGGCTAAACCTAAAAATAGGCGTAACAGCAATTTATAAAAAAGAAGTCGCACCAGCGCTAATCGCACGCATCAACCGCGAAGCCAGGGCTTTTGGACAAAGAACGGCCAGCGCCCAAGCCGAACCAGACCTTGAAGTGCGCGCCTTCGCGGCATGTATTGGCATTGACGAAGACCCGGTAACCGGCAGCCTAAACGCCAGCTTGGCACAGTGGCTAATGGCCGAGGGCCGAATGCCAGACAGCTACACCGCAGCCCAAGGCTGTTGTATGGGCCGCGCCGGCCAAGTCAGTTTGCAGCGCGACTCGAATGGACAGGTTTGGGTTGGCGGGCAAAGTGTGACCTGCATTAGCGGTAGCGTCTGGTTGTAA
- a CDS encoding PLP-dependent aminotransferase family protein, with protein sequence MNWTQARRAEKMNPSVIREILKVTEKPGIISFAGGLPSPKTFPISEFSAACEKVLRDDGQAALQYAASEGYAPLREMVAAMLPWEVDPAQVLITTGSQQGLDLIAKILIDEGSRVLVETPTYLGALQAFTPMEPNILSVASNANGLDLQDLKAKAEGARFFYVLPNFQNPTGRTMSEESRAALSAQASALGLPIVEDNPYGELWFDEPPPLPLTARNPEGCVYLGSFSKVLAPGLRLGFMVAPKSLYPKLLQAKQAADLHSPSFNQRMVAEVMKDGFLERHVPTIRALYKSQRDAMLTAMTREMPAGVEWNTPAGGMFLWVRLPQGMNAIELLPRAVERNVAFVPGWAFYADHPDTRTLRLSFVTASVEQINTGVAAIAAAINALNPEREQSREDALLVAK encoded by the coding sequence ATGAACTGGACGCAAGCGCGCCGCGCCGAAAAAATGAATCCGTCGGTGATCCGCGAGATCCTCAAGGTCACCGAAAAACCCGGCATCATCAGTTTTGCCGGCGGCCTACCCTCGCCCAAGACTTTTCCGATCAGTGAGTTCAGCGCCGCCTGCGAAAAAGTCCTGCGCGACGACGGCCAAGCCGCCTTGCAATACGCGGCCAGCGAAGGCTACGCACCGCTGCGCGAAATGGTCGCGGCTATGCTGCCTTGGGAGGTCGATCCAGCGCAAGTGTTAATCACCACCGGCTCACAACAAGGCCTGGATTTAATCGCCAAAATTCTGATTGACGAAGGCAGTCGCGTATTGGTGGAGACCCCCACTTATCTGGGTGCATTGCAAGCCTTCACACCCATGGAGCCAAACATCCTCAGCGTCGCGAGCAACGCCAACGGCTTGGACTTGCAAGACCTCAAGGCCAAAGCAGAAGGTGCGAGATTTTTCTACGTACTGCCCAATTTCCAGAATCCCACCGGCCGCACCATGAGCGAGGAAAGCCGCGCCGCTTTAAGCGCACAAGCCAGCGCTTTAGGACTACCGATTGTCGAAGACAACCCCTATGGAGAATTGTGGTTTGACGAGCCCCCGCCGCTGCCCTTGACAGCCCGCAACCCCGAAGGTTGCGTCTACCTCGGATCGTTCTCCAAAGTTTTAGCACCGGGTCTGCGCCTAGGCTTTATGGTCGCGCCCAAGTCACTCTACCCAAAGCTACTGCAAGCCAAGCAAGCCGCCGACCTGCACAGTCCCAGCTTTAACCAACGCATGGTGGCAGAGGTTATGAAGGACGGCTTTTTAGAGCGCCATGTGCCAACCATACGCGCGCTCTACAAGTCCCAACGCGACGCCATGCTCACCGCAATGACACGCGAAATGCCAGCCGGCGTCGAATGGAACACTCCAGCCGGTGGCATGTTTTTATGGGTGCGACTGCCACAAGGCATGAACGCGATAGAACTCCTGCCGCGAGCCGTCGAGCGCAACGTCGCCTTTGTACCTGGCTGGGCCTTCTACGCAGACCATCCCGATACACGCACCTTGCGCCTATCTTTTGTGACCGCTAGCGTGGAGCAGATAAACACCGGCGTAGCCGCAATCGCAGCGGCAATAAACGCGTTAAATCCAGAGCGTGAACAAAGCAGAGAAGACGCTTTACTGGTCGCTAAATAA
- a CDS encoding LysE family translocator, which produces MNWQEFTALLVLATAMSFSPGPNTMLSTTLAANHGLRLALPFICSVPVGWGVLLGLCSLGLGALLAAVPILGLSVKLLGIGYLFWLAYRLARKPAAGHHAAKVPANVGFWQGAALQFVNIKAWMMALAIVSGWIAGQSQPLIRFAIVLPVMLCYAFVSNLSYALIGSLLREWLAGPVGTGRRLLIFNRIMALILFVTGIWMLRL; this is translated from the coding sequence ATGAACTGGCAAGAATTTACTGCTTTATTAGTGCTGGCAACGGCGATGAGTTTTTCACCCGGCCCCAACACCATGCTATCGACCACACTGGCCGCTAACCACGGTCTGCGCCTAGCATTGCCCTTCATCTGTTCTGTACCGGTTGGCTGGGGCGTGTTGCTCGGACTGTGCAGCCTAGGACTGGGCGCTTTACTAGCGGCCGTGCCAATCCTAGGACTGAGCGTCAAGTTGCTAGGTATTGGCTACTTGTTTTGGCTGGCCTACCGCTTAGCCCGTAAGCCGGCCGCTGGCCATCACGCGGCCAAAGTACCGGCCAATGTCGGCTTCTGGCAAGGCGCAGCCCTTCAATTCGTCAACATCAAAGCCTGGATGATGGCGCTGGCAATTGTCAGTGGCTGGATCGCCGGACAAAGTCAACCACTGATACGTTTTGCCATCGTATTACCCGTCATGCTCTGCTATGCATTTGTGAGCAACTTAAGCTATGCACTGATTGGCTCGCTACTGCGCGAATGGCTAGCCGGCCCAGTTGGCACAGGTAGACGCCTGCTGATCTTTAACCGCATCATGGCACTGATATTGTTCGTAACTGGCATCTGGATGCTGCGACTGTGA
- a CDS encoding phospholipase D-like domain-containing protein, whose protein sequence is MLISPATYTSPVASAPSLRNKLRRFWPMLMVLCLGACASLPENVSRPISTALVDNSHTRIGKAVAERAAKAGTHNDSGFALVGSAELAFSSRMTLIEAAEKTLDLQYYAINADATTARMLEALQEAAQRGVRVRILLDDFNTAGTNAQVLKLAFVPNIEMRLFNPLPSGRASGLVRIISSLSNVARLQRRMHNKIFVADNAVAITGGRNIGENYFGQSKGTNFVDIDVLAAGRIARDLSQSFDQYWNNPLAYPVQSLMTAADLKAIEPKAQPNNNDINGEASSRNVENPVTLIKTVQDTPNPLISTEKSDVIPPTLSDKTNLSLLTWTWAPSVLMVDKPSKIAADADSVEASQDTTVDGLLQLMSQAKTDILIVSPYFVPGERMMQTFASIKARGVRVRVLTNSLASNDAPAAHVGYARYRKALLALGIELYEMRAEQPVSIKSFGSSRNGFTGSSSIGGSSRTSLHAKVVVIDDRLLVVGSMNLDLRSQLQNSEVALLIRNRAIANQATSLIEPAMMSGAYRVENVDQELVWRAPQGSGQQDSTTEPDASAGLKLLLKLLGPLAPEEML, encoded by the coding sequence ATGCTGATTTCGCCCGCCACCTATACCTCCCCTGTTGCGAGTGCACCTAGCCTACGCAATAAACTGCGTCGCTTCTGGCCTATGCTGATGGTCCTGTGCCTAGGCGCTTGTGCCAGCTTGCCGGAGAACGTCAGCCGACCAATCAGCACAGCGCTAGTCGACAACAGTCACACCCGAATTGGTAAGGCAGTCGCTGAACGTGCAGCAAAAGCCGGCACGCACAATGATTCGGGCTTCGCCTTGGTCGGCAGTGCAGAGTTGGCCTTTAGCAGCCGCATGACGCTAATCGAAGCCGCCGAAAAAACGCTAGACCTTCAGTACTACGCGATCAACGCAGATGCCACCACGGCCCGCATGCTGGAGGCATTGCAAGAAGCCGCCCAACGCGGTGTACGGGTACGCATACTGCTCGACGACTTCAATACCGCCGGCACCAATGCCCAAGTACTCAAGCTCGCTTTTGTCCCCAATATAGAAATGCGACTGTTCAATCCACTACCCAGTGGGCGCGCCTCGGGCTTGGTGCGCATCATCAGCAGCCTAAGTAATGTGGCGCGACTACAGAGGCGCATGCACAACAAGATTTTCGTTGCCGACAACGCAGTCGCCATCACCGGCGGTCGCAACATTGGTGAGAACTATTTTGGCCAAAGCAAAGGCACAAATTTTGTCGATATCGATGTGTTGGCTGCTGGTCGGATTGCACGCGATCTCTCGCAAAGCTTTGATCAGTACTGGAACAATCCACTGGCCTACCCAGTGCAATCGCTGATGACGGCAGCTGATCTCAAAGCTATAGAGCCAAAAGCTCAACCTAACAATAACGACATCAATGGTGAAGCTAGCAGCCGCAACGTCGAGAATCCGGTCACACTGATTAAAACAGTGCAAGACACGCCAAACCCATTGATCAGCACAGAGAAATCCGACGTTATCCCGCCTACCTTGTCAGACAAAACCAACCTAAGCTTACTAACGTGGACTTGGGCCCCGTCAGTACTAATGGTCGACAAGCCCTCAAAGATTGCCGCCGATGCTGACAGCGTAGAAGCTTCACAGGACACCACCGTAGACGGCTTGCTGCAACTGATGTCGCAAGCAAAAACCGACATATTAATAGTCTCGCCCTATTTCGTGCCGGGTGAGCGAATGATGCAAACCTTTGCCAGCATCAAGGCACGCGGCGTACGCGTGCGCGTGTTGACGAACTCACTGGCATCAAACGATGCACCTGCCGCACATGTCGGCTACGCGCGTTACCGGAAAGCACTGCTCGCGCTAGGTATTGAGTTGTATGAAATGCGTGCGGAGCAGCCAGTTTCCATCAAAAGTTTCGGCTCCTCCCGCAACGGCTTTACGGGTTCTAGCAGCATAGGCGGGAGTTCACGAACCAGCTTACATGCCAAGGTAGTAGTGATAGATGACCGCCTATTGGTAGTCGGTTCTATGAACCTAGACCTGCGCTCACAGCTGCAAAACAGCGAAGTCGCCCTACTCATACGCAACCGTGCAATCGCTAACCAAGCCACAAGCTTGATTGAACCGGCCATGATGAGTGGCGCCTACCGGGTTGAAAACGTTGACCAAGAACTGGTCTGGAGAGCGCCGCAAGGCTCGGGTCAACAAGACAGCACAACAGAGCCCGACGCCAGCGCCGGCCTAAAGCTGCTTCTAAAATTACTCGGCCCGCTAGCACCCGAAGAAATGCTCTGA
- a CDS encoding ATP-binding cassette domain-containing protein, producing MALITLLDAQLAFGHVALLDHADFSLENNQRIGLIGRNGTGKSSLLKILAGIDKPDDGTLQLQQNLRIAYVPQEPSLDPHATVFVAASAGLARTKQVVELYLAADEHTDLDALQSEIEALDGWTWEQRVEETLHRLHLDKDAIVGSLSGGTRKRVALAQALVAKPDVLLLDEPTNHLDLDSIAWLEELLINFNGSIITITHDRAFLDQVATMIVELDRGKMLSYPGNFAQYLVQKEEQMAQEAVINAKADKLLAQEEIWIRKGVEARRTRSVARIGRLEVLRDGRASRRDAVGRVNLDVSSGEKSGKIVAELTEVSKSFGHPGSEKIIVNRFSGTLLRGDKIGLLGPNGAGKTTLLKLILGELQPDETIPPGKIRQGANLQVAYFDQMRDGLDLDATLEDFISPGSEWVEINGQKKHVKSYLTDFLFSPQRANSPVRTLSGGERNRLLLARLFARPANVLVLDEPTNDLDIDTLELLEDLLQNYAGTVFLVSHDRRFLDNVVTSTIAYEGTPDNPGFWREYEGGVTDWITQSKRAAQINAAANAKNAPAAKAAAKPAPKASKDDAATKKKLGYKDQRELDGLPAQIQQLESQQKAIEQELFDGTLYANNPKRAAELTARNAKIEEELMTALQRWETLAA from the coding sequence ATGGCACTTATTACTTTACTTGACGCTCAACTCGCTTTTGGGCACGTCGCTCTGCTGGATCATGCAGATTTCTCACTCGAAAACAACCAGCGTATTGGTCTGATTGGCCGTAATGGCACAGGCAAGTCTTCGCTGTTAAAGATTCTTGCTGGCATAGATAAACCTGATGACGGAACTTTGCAGTTGCAGCAAAACTTACGCATCGCCTATGTGCCCCAAGAGCCTAGTCTCGATCCGCACGCTACGGTGTTTGTAGCGGCTAGTGCTGGCCTAGCTCGCACCAAACAAGTCGTGGAGTTATATCTAGCAGCAGATGAACATACTGACCTAGACGCACTTCAGTCAGAAATCGAAGCCCTAGACGGTTGGACATGGGAGCAACGTGTCGAAGAAACACTGCACCGCCTGCACTTAGACAAAGACGCCATCGTCGGCTCCCTATCAGGCGGAACCAGAAAACGCGTTGCACTGGCTCAAGCACTGGTTGCTAAACCGGATGTTCTTCTATTAGATGAGCCGACCAACCACCTTGATCTTGACTCTATCGCTTGGCTTGAAGAATTGCTGATCAACTTCAACGGCAGCATCATTACCATCACCCACGACCGCGCCTTCTTGGACCAAGTCGCAACCATGATTGTGGAACTCGACCGTGGGAAGATGCTTAGCTACCCGGGCAACTTTGCACAGTACCTGGTGCAAAAAGAAGAACAGATGGCGCAAGAAGCCGTCATCAACGCAAAAGCCGACAAGCTGCTGGCTCAAGAAGAAATCTGGATACGCAAAGGCGTAGAAGCCCGACGTACCCGCAGCGTCGCTCGCATAGGTCGCTTAGAAGTCTTGCGTGATGGCCGTGCTTCCCGCCGTGATGCGGTGGGCCGCGTTAACCTTGATGTATCAAGCGGCGAGAAAAGCGGCAAGATAGTGGCAGAACTGACTGAAGTCAGCAAAAGCTTTGGTCATCCAGGCAGCGAAAAAATCATCGTTAACCGGTTTAGCGGCACATTGCTGCGGGGTGACAAGATCGGTTTACTCGGCCCTAACGGCGCAGGCAAAACAACATTGCTCAAACTCATACTCGGTGAGCTCCAACCAGACGAGACCATACCGCCCGGCAAAATCCGCCAAGGTGCAAATCTGCAAGTGGCTTACTTCGATCAGATGCGCGATGGTCTTGACTTAGACGCTACGTTAGAAGACTTCATCAGCCCGGGCAGCGAGTGGGTAGAGATCAATGGGCAGAAAAAGCACGTCAAAAGCTACCTCACAGACTTTTTGTTCTCGCCACAGCGTGCCAACTCCCCGGTACGCACGCTGTCTGGTGGCGAGAGGAACCGCTTGCTGCTCGCGCGTTTGTTCGCCAGGCCAGCCAATGTACTGGTACTCGACGAGCCAACCAACGATCTGGATATCGACACACTTGAGTTGCTAGAAGACTTGCTGCAAAACTATGCGGGAACAGTTTTCTTGGTAAGCCACGACAGGCGTTTCCTGGACAACGTAGTCACCAGCACCATCGCTTACGAAGGAACACCAGACAACCCGGGCTTTTGGCGCGAATACGAAGGCGGCGTGACCGACTGGATTACACAATCGAAACGCGCGGCGCAAATTAATGCGGCAGCAAATGCTAAAAATGCACCCGCAGCCAAAGCCGCAGCCAAGCCAGCCCCAAAGGCCAGCAAAGATGATGCCGCAACGAAAAAGAAGCTTGGCTATAAAGATCAGCGCGAGCTCGACGGATTGCCAGCCCAGATACAGCAACTCGAATCTCAGCAAAAAGCTATAGAGCAAGAATTGTTTGATGGCACGCTTTACGCGAACAACCCCAAACGCGCAGCGGAGTTAACCGCACGCAATGCCAAAATTGAGGAAGAACTGATGACAGCACTGCAGCGTTGGGAAACCTTAGCAGCCTAA